One genomic window of Salvia miltiorrhiza cultivar Shanhuang (shh) chromosome 4, IMPLAD_Smil_shh, whole genome shotgun sequence includes the following:
- the LOC131022552 gene encoding transcriptional regulator TAC1-like: MDGNPSRMETSQQLIILGDDFAQNFKTKSFRCSFCKRGFSNAQALGGHMNIHRKDRAKLREFSDENLLSLEISRSANSDDSLPPESLLGEKLSLKNDLSHDGDDQATNLNSCVKAPATEINDDVESKQLELKHGELDLELRLGPEPHHHAKSKPLTLERESSM, encoded by the coding sequence ATGGATGGTAATCCTTCAAGGATGGAAACTTCCCAACAGTTGATAATATTAGGGGACGATTTTGCTCAAAATTTCAAAACGAAGTCGTTTCGATGCAGCTTCTGCAAACGAGGTTTTTCCAACGCGCAAGCACTAGGAGGGCACATGAACATCCATAGGAAGGATCGAGCGAAGCTTCGCGAGTTTTCCGATGAAAATTTGCTGTCGTTGGAAATCTCGCGAAGCGCGAATTCCGACGATAGTCTTCCTCCCGAGTCCCTCCTCGGGGAGAAGTTGAGTTTGAAAAATGATCTGAGTCACGACGGCGATGATCAAGCTACAAATCTCAACAGCTGTGTTAAGGCACCGGCGACGGAGATCAACGACGATGTAGAGAGCAAACAATTGGAGTTGAAGCATGGTGAACTAGACCTTGAGCTCCGGTTAGGACCGGAGCCACATCATCATGCAAAGTCAAAGCCCTTGACTTTAGAGCGGGAGTCGtccatgtaa